The Salinirubellus salinus genome segment CGGCGCTTCTTCAGCGTCGGCGTGAGCTCGTCCTCCTCCACCGAGAACGCGCGGGGGACGAGACGGGTCTTCTTCACCCGCTCGTAGTCGGCGAGGTGGGTGTTTGCCTCGGCGACCTCCCCGTCGAGGAGTTCGACCACCGAGGGGTGTTCGACGAGCGACTCGGGCACCGCGTTCACGTTGTCCATCTCGTCGCGGACGACCGCGCGCTCGTCGTAGTCGATCCCCTCCGCGTCGGCGAACTTCAACAGGGCGCCGAAGTTCGGCTGGACGAGCGCGGTGACGTACTTGCGGCCCTCCGCGACGACCATCGCCTCCTCGACGTACTGCGAACTCCGGAGGTGGTCCTCGATGGGCGCGGGGTAGATGTTCTTCCCGGTGTCGAGCACCTGCAGGCGCTTCATCCGGTCGACGATCTTCAGGTGGTCGTCCTGCCACTCGCCCACGTCACCGGTGTGGTACCAGCCGTCCTCGTCGAGGGCGTCGGCGGTGGCGTCGGGGTTGTTCCAGTACCCCTTCATTATCTGGGGGCCGCGTCCGAGGACCTCGTTCTCCGGGCCGAGCTTCACCTCGGTGCCGGGCATCGGCTCGCCGACGGTGCCGGGGTGGAAGTTGTCGATGCGATTGAACGTCAGGCCCGCCGTGGTCTCCGTGGCGCCGTAGCCCTCCAGCAGGGGGACCCCCATCCCCCAGAAGAAGTAGAGGACCTCGGCGTCGATGCTGGCGGCGCCGGTGATGGCGTAGGCGATCTCGTCGACGCCGAGCCGCTCGCGGAACGTCGAGAGTACCAGCCGGTCCGCGAGGGCGTGCTTCGCCCGCAGGACCGAGCCGGGGTTCCCTCGTTCCAGTGCCTCGCCGTACTCGATGGCGACCCCCATGGCCCACTCGGCGATGCGTCGCTTCGCGCCCTCCTCCTCGCTCACGGCCTCGCGGATGCCGTCGTACATCCGCCGGTAGACCCGCGGGACCGAGGGGACCACGTTCGGTCGTATCTCACCGAAATCCTCGAGGAGGTTCTTCACGTCCATGTACGCCGAGCAGAACCCCTGGTTCATTCCGGAGTAGTGGGCCATCCGCTGGTAGATGTGGTTCAGCGGGAGGAACGCCGTCCCGATGGTCCCCGGTGGCTGCTCGGGCATCGCGACGATGGCCATCTCCATCTCGGCGAGGAAGTTGGTGTGGGTGAGTTCACACCCCTTCGGCATCCCGGTCGTCCCGGAGGTGTAGACCAGCGTGTGGACGTCCTCGTCGGCCGCGTCGAGGCCGGGTGCCGACTCCACGTCGAACTCGGCGCGTGGGAGGTCCTCGAGGTCGAGGACGTGGTCGACCACGTCGGTCACCTCCCCGGGGACCTCGGACTCCCGTATCAGTACCTTGGCGCCGGCGTCCTCGACGACGAACGCCATCTGCTCGGGGCTGAACGAGGGGTAGACCGGCACGAGGACGAGGCGGGCGAGCACCGTCGCCATGTCCACCACGGACCACTCGTAGCGCGTCTCGGCGCTGATGGCGACGCGGTCGCCGGGGTCGGCCAGTTCCAGCAGGCCGCCCGCCACCTCGGCCGCCTCCTCCAGTAACTCGGTGTACGAGCGGGTCGTCCACTCGCCGCCATCGTCGCGGAACTTCGCCGCCGGGAGGTCCGCGTACCGCTCGGTCCGGTCGAGGTACCACGCACAGAGCGGTCCCTCGGGGACGACGATGGGGTCACCGACCCGTACACCCTCCTCGCTCGCTCGGCCTTCCGTTACCTCCGTCCCCGCTGTCTCGACAGCCATGCTGTGTGTTGATAGGTACCGAGCGGCATATCCTTTTCTCCGGCACACACCGGACCGCAACGCGCTTGCCGGTGGCTCGCGGAGCGCCGGACGTGCTCGAGGACCGACTCTGGAAGGTGACCCGGACCCGGCCCGCGCGGGTCGTCTACGAGGCGCTCGCGGCCCGCGGCGTGAAGGCGGCGACGATGCTGCTGTACGTCTGCGAGGAGGTCCCCGCGGTGCGACCCCCCGAGGGGGTCACGTTCGCCCGGTACACGGGCGGGGCGTACCCGGCCGACGCCCGTGCGGAGGCCTACGCCGACCTCGACCCGGCCGACGAGGTGCTGTTCGCGCTCGTCGACGGCGAGTACGCCGGGCGCGTGTTCCTCTCGGCGCGCCCCGTCACCGAGACGGCCATCGACGAGACGGTGGACCGGGAGGGCGCCTACGTCTGGCGGCTCTTCACCGACCCGGCGTTCCGGGGCCGCGGCGTCGCGTCGGCGCTCGTCGGCCGTGGCGTGGCGCTCGCCCGCGAGGCGTTCGGCGTCGACCGGGCGTACGCGCTCGTCGCGCGGGACAACTACCCCTCGAAGCGCACGTTCGAGTCGAACGGGTTCGAGGCGCGCGAGAGGGTGGACTACTGGCGTGTCGGACGGGCCTCGCGGCGCCGGTGGCGCTCGCTCGACGACGAGTGACTCCGTTGGGAGCGGGTGGCGTACGTATCGCTCCGTAGATATATATCCGTTCAATATCTATTTATCTTAAACTAAATTTATGGTGTGCGGTTCCGGTGCCCCACACGGAGGCGCATGAGTCAGAAGAACCAGGTCTCGGGGAAGATGCGGACGTGGGTTCGGACGCGCGCGGCGGAACACGGCTGGGCCGTCGACCGCGAACCGTTCCTGACGCGACTCGACGTGGCCGACTGGGTGAGCATGGGCGCGCTGTTCTTCGGGTGGACCGCGGCGCTCCTCGTCCTCTCCGGGGACCCGAACTGGGGTATCGTGTCGATGCTGGTCGCGTTCGGCTTCGACAAGCTCGACGGGGCCGTCGCCCGCCACTACGGGCTGACGAGCGACCTCGGGTTGCAGATCGACTCGTACATCGACATCTTCGCGTACCTCGTCCCCGCGGCGCTCCTGCTGTACACCGACATCGTCGCCAACCCCTACCTGAGCACGGTGCTCGGCTTCCTCGTCCTGGCGTTCGGCGGGCTCCGGCTCGTCCGGCACTCCAGCGAGGGATTCGGCGAGGACGGCGGCACCGCCTACTACACGGGCATCACGGTGGTCCACGCGAACGTCGTCGTCGTGGGCAACTACTTCGCGGCCGCGCTGCTCCCGTTCTGGAGCCCCCTGCTGGTCGCGCTGACGGTCCTCCCGACGTGTCCGCTGATGGTGTCGAACTACCGTTCGTACAAGACCGACGGGGGGCACCTGCTCGTGGCGGTCCTCGGACTCGTGGCGACCGGGCTGGCGCTCGTCCTCGAGTTCGGCTCCCTCCCCCTCTGATGCGGTTCGACCCGCACGTCCACTCGCGGTGGTCCTACGACTCGTCGGCGTCGGTCCACGACCTGCTCGCGGCGGCGGCAGACGCGGGACTGGACGCCGTCGCCGTCACCGACCACGACGCCGTCGAGGGGTCGCTCCGCGCCGCCGCGCTCGCCCCCGAGTACGGCCTGCTGGGGGTGCC includes the following:
- a CDS encoding AMP-dependent synthetase/ligase, with translation MAVETAGTEVTEGRASEEGVRVGDPIVVPEGPLCAWYLDRTERYADLPAAKFRDDGGEWTTRSYTELLEEAAEVAGGLLELADPGDRVAISAETRYEWSVVDMATVLARLVLVPVYPSFSPEQMAFVVEDAGAKVLIRESEVPGEVTDVVDHVLDLEDLPRAEFDVESAPGLDAADEDVHTLVYTSGTTGMPKGCELTHTNFLAEMEMAIVAMPEQPPGTIGTAFLPLNHIYQRMAHYSGMNQGFCSAYMDVKNLLEDFGEIRPNVVPSVPRVYRRMYDGIREAVSEEEGAKRRIAEWAMGVAIEYGEALERGNPGSVLRAKHALADRLVLSTFRERLGVDEIAYAITGAASIDAEVLYFFWGMGVPLLEGYGATETTAGLTFNRIDNFHPGTVGEPMPGTEVKLGPENEVLGRGPQIMKGYWNNPDATADALDEDGWYHTGDVGEWQDDHLKIVDRMKRLQVLDTGKNIYPAPIEDHLRSSQYVEEAMVVAEGRKYVTALVQPNFGALLKFADAEGIDYDERAVVRDEMDNVNAVPESLVEHPSVVELLDGEVAEANTHLADYERVKKTRLVPRAFSVEEDELTPTLKKRRRDIEANWEAEIESMYVE
- a CDS encoding GNAT family N-acetyltransferase gives rise to the protein MLEDRLWKVTRTRPARVVYEALAARGVKAATMLLYVCEEVPAVRPPEGVTFARYTGGAYPADARAEAYADLDPADEVLFALVDGEYAGRVFLSARPVTETAIDETVDREGAYVWRLFTDPAFRGRGVASALVGRGVALAREAFGVDRAYALVARDNYPSKRTFESNGFEARERVDYWRVGRASRRRWRSLDDE
- a CDS encoding CDP-alcohol phosphatidyltransferase family protein; its protein translation is MSQKNQVSGKMRTWVRTRAAEHGWAVDREPFLTRLDVADWVSMGALFFGWTAALLVLSGDPNWGIVSMLVAFGFDKLDGAVARHYGLTSDLGLQIDSYIDIFAYLVPAALLLYTDIVANPYLSTVLGFLVLAFGGLRLVRHSSEGFGEDGGTAYYTGITVVHANVVVVGNYFAAALLPFWSPLLVALTVLPTCPLMVSNYRSYKTDGGHLLVAVLGLVATGLALVLEFGSLPL